A stretch of DNA from Gemmatimonadota bacterium:
GATTCGCCGGCATACATTGCCAGTACCCATTGTCTTGATGCCAGAAAACTGCATCTCCGTTATGTGCGGGCTTGAAGAGCGCCTGATCGTGGAAAAGTTGAATATTGGGACCAATGAGCGACTCGGCAATATCGAGTATGGGATCGTAGTAGATCAGTTCCCGATAGTGCAGATTGCGCTCACACATTTGCATAATTTGCAACATTTGTGTGGGTGCCTCGTTTTTTTCACTGAGATCGTCGGTATTGCTGATAGCGAGATTGCGAAAGCGATTATCCTTCCGCGCGGCTTCAAATTCGCGGTCGTATTCCCGGCGCAATATCTCAATGTGTTCATCCTCGAGAAGTTTGCCAATCGCGATATAGCCATTCTGAAAAAAAAATTCGATTTGCTCCGGAGTTAATGCAGACATTGTGTGCTCCTGTAATTAACTCAACAATTCCTCGGTATAAGCAAATAACGCGGGCGTCCCTCCCGTATGCACCATCACCACCGTCTCATCTTTGCCAATCTCGCCGCGGTTCACCATATCGATCAAACCCGCCAGCGTCTTACCCGTATAAATCGGCTCCAACAAAATCCCCTCTGTTCGCGCCAATAACCGTATCGCGTCATTGCCCTCGGGTGAACAATACCCATATCCCTCCTCACCGACATACCGATCCACATTTTCAATCATAGATTCATCAAACGCGACATCCAAATCCAAAATCTCCGCCATTTTTCTCAATATAACCAAAAATGCGTCTTTGAGATCATAAGACCACAAAATGGGCCTCACACCCACAATCCGCATATCCAAACCCAAAACGGTCTTCCCAAAAATCAAACCCGGCTGTGTACAACTGCCGGAACACAAAACAACAGTCGTAGGCGTTTCCCCTATCGCATCGAACTGATCCATCATCTCGGCCATACACAGCGCATAACCCATTGCGCCAAACGGGCGATTGGCCGGTTGCATCACCACAAAAGGCTTGCGCCCTTTGCGCTCAAATTTTTCTATCAATGCCTGCTTGGCATCGTCCAACAACTCCTGCGTTTCAACATCGATCAGTTCAAAGTACGCGCCCAATAAATTATCCAACAGCAAATTGCCCTGCGTACTGCCGCTCTTGTGATCCTTCACCAGAACCAGCGCACAATCCACCCCCAGTTTTGCCGCTGCCGCCGCCAACTGCCGACTGTGATTGGACTGAGACCCCGCCCCACCAACAAGCACATCCGCACCGCGAACCAGACCCTGTGCAATCGTAAACTCCAACTGCCGCGTCTTATTGCCGCCAAATGCCAGACCCGTACAATCATCGCGTTTAATATAAATCTTGGGACCACCAACCGCTTCAGTCAATCGCTCGCAAAACTCGAGCGGCGTGGGCAAATGCCCCAGAGACACACGCGGCACCTTGCCAATGCGTGCTCTCAGTTCGTCACGGGAAATAACAGCCATTATAAACCTCCAAAAAATTACTGTCACCTGTGTATATCAGCGCAATCACAAGCGTATGGAAAGGAATATACACGCATGAAGCAAGCGAAAATGCCATTGACATTTCACAAGATAGCGAATTATTTGTTAAGGGCAGTGCATACGGGGGTTACATCACAAAAAACCATCAATCCAAAGCCAGGGAGGACCCCATGAAAATACTCATCACAGGCATCACAGGGCGCATAGGCGGCAACCTGGCGGCGCAACTCGTTGAACAGGGGCATCAGGTCCGTGGGCTTGTCTGGCCCAAAGACCCGCGCGTAGAAAAATTTGAAGGCATCGACCTCGAACTCATCGAAGGCAGCCTCACCGAATACGAAGACGTGGAAAAAATCACAGACGGCGTCGATATCATCTATCACCTCGGCGCGGCCTTTCAGGGGGGCGGTCCATTTAAAGACAACGACTACTTTGAAATCAACCTGCGCGGCACCTTCCACATGCTCAAAGCCGCACAACAACGCAACATCAAACAATTCATCTTTGCGAGCACAGACGCACTCTACGCCAAATATCCCCCTGAAGGCATGGACAAACCCATCCGGGAAGACGCAATGCCCAGAGAACCGAGCGGTTGGTACGCCCTATCCAAATCCGTCGGCGAAGAAATGTGCTACGGATACTGGCGCGCCCACCAACTGCCCATCACCATCTTGCGCTTTTGCCTCGTCGTTGGCGCAGGTGAAATCCTCGACTTCCGCCAATTTTACCTGAGCAAACTCAAAGATCTCCCCGAACTCAAAGCACTGTGGCACGGCGAAGAACGCCTCCTCCTCCTCAAAGACATGAAAGGCCGCTCCTACAAAAAACACATCGCCGACGTACGCGACATTACGCACGGCTGCATCTGTGCCTTAAACAAAACACAAGCCGCTGGACACGCCATTCAACTCGGGGGACCGCGTCCTTTCACCTGGGCCGAAGCCATCCCGTATTTATCCCAACGCCTGAACATCCCCTACCAGGAAGCCATCTTACACGGCGTGCCCACACATTACGAATACGACCTGACCAAAGCGCACGACCTGATCGGCTTTAACCCGCAATACGACATCATCCGCATGATCGAAGACGCCATTGCCTATCGAGAAGGCAAAACCATCAACGTCTTGCCCACGGAATAGGATCAGGATGAGCAGGATGAAAGGATAAGCAGGATACCCCCCTCCGCCCAAAACCAGGTCAGAATGCAAGGACCAGACCAAGAGGAAACAGATGTCTCACCCCAACATACTCATGATCATCTCAGACCAGATGACGCCATTTCTCACGGGCGCTTATGGCCATCCCGTCGTCCAAACCCCTGCGCTAAACGCGTTGGCAGAAAACGGCATACGCTTTGACGCGGCCTATACCCCCTTTCCGCTCTGTTCACCTGCACGCGCCTGCTTCATGACGGGAAACAACGCCGCAAAAATTGGGGCGTATGACAACGGTGCTGAACTCCGCTCGGACATCCCCACATTTGCCCACCACCTCACCCGCGCCGGATATGACACCGTCCTATCTGGCAAAATGCACTTCATAGGTGCCGATCAACTCCACGGCTTCAGACGCCGCCTCACCACAGACATCTACCCGGAAGATTTCCGGTGGGTCAAACCCGAATGGATACACATCAAAGAAACCAAAGGAGAAAATTACCAGGCCATCATGGAACAGCGAGGCAGGTATAACGCCGCCAATTACGACGGACACAAGCTCCGAATCGACACCTGGCACGGTCCTCTCAGCTACGACGAAGAAACGCACTTCCGATCACTGGAATACCTCCACGCCGTCGGCGCACAGAAAAATCCCAAACCCTTTCTCCTGTGCGCGTCTTATCACCACCCCCACGAACCCTTTTGGCCGCCCCAATCCTATTGGGACATGTACGAAAACGCAGACATCGAAATCCCCACCTTGCCAGACAACCTGGACGACACATACTCCATGATGGACAACTGGCTCAACGCCTATCACGGCACGCGCAAACACGACCTGCGCGACCCCGACGCCCTCTACAAACTCCGCCGAGCCTATTACGGACTCGTCACATACATGGACGACAAAGTTGGAGAACTCCTCGCCTCACTAAAAGAAAATGGCCTGGACGACAACACCATCGTCATCTTCTTTTCGGACCACGGCGACATGCTTTGCGAAAAAGAAATGGTCCAAAAACGAACCTTCTACGACTGGTCCAGCCGCGTACCCTTCTTTATCCGCTTTCCAGACCATTACAAAGCCGGCAGCACAATCGACCAGCCCGTCTCGCTCATTGACCTGTTGCCCACCTTATGCGACATAGCGGGATTGGAAGACCACTACCCCTGCGATGGCACCAGCCTGATGCCCCTCATTGAAGGCGCGGAAACAGAAAACCGGGAAATTATTGTCGAAGCCCACGAAGCAGTCGGCACCCCCTGCGTCATGATTCGCAAAAACAATTACAAATACAATTATATCCACGGACACGAGCCGCAACTATTTGACCTCGGCGCTGACCCGGGCGAATGGAATAATCTCAGCGGACAACCAGACCATGCGGAAATCGAAACCTATCTTCGCACGCGCATCCTCGACGACTATGACTTCGACGCCATAGCCGCAGCCAATTTAGACAGCCTGTATCGCAGACAACTCATCCACGAAGCAATGCAAGCCAATGGCACATCCTGGGCGTACAATCCGAGCTTTGACCCAACCAAAAACGCACAGGCACAGTACCTTCCATAACGAACAGGAGCAACCAATGTCCAACAACTCACCATTCATCGTCGATAAAAACCTCGGCGTCAACATGACCGTCGAACCAGAAGACCTCACGCAAACCAACGCCGATGGTGAAGCCGTCATCGCGCCCACACAAGGGGAAAAATACCTCTTTGATGCGCGCGGCTGGTTGCTTTTCCCGGGCGTCCTATCCGATGACGACATACGCGACATGCGCGAACATGCGCTACAGGTCAAACACGACCCGCAATCGCTGCCCGAACACGAACAATCCTACCTATCAGGTCCCTTGCAAAAACTCGCCGACCACCCCATAGTCGTCGGCTTTATGAACGAATTTGTCGCACATCCCCATCTCGCCAGCCCCGATGGCTATGGCTTTCGCATGGAGGCATCCGGCATCCGATTCCGCTCAACGCGCACTGGCGAAGTCGGTAAATTTAGCCCGCACAATGGCAACGGCCTGTTTCGCTTTGCAATCGACTCGCACCACTATCAGTGCATCCCCGGCAAAGCGTATAGCGGTCTAACCCGCGTGGTCTGGGAACTCGCCCCCGTACAAAAAGGCAAAGGCGGAACACTCGTC
This window harbors:
- a CDS encoding phytanoyl-CoA dioxygenase family protein, coding for MSNNSPFIVDKNLGVNMTVEPEDLTQTNADGEAVIAPTQGEKYLFDARGWLLFPGVLSDDDIRDMREHALQVKHDPQSLPEHEQSYLSGPLQKLADHPIVVGFMNEFVAHPHLASPDGYGFRMEASGIRFRSTRTGEVGKFSPHNGNGLFRFAIDSHHYQCIPGKAYSGLTRVVWELAPVQKGKGGTLVVSGSHKAVYAAPESIRDPNSPIWDTYECPAGSLLIFTEAITHSATPWTDETTDRVAIFNLYNTIGAKWSNWHPHPDLLASMPPKRQSLFRDVRCAANRIGGNGRYHGGNLSDVRVK
- a CDS encoding NAD(P)-dependent oxidoreductase, which codes for MKILITGITGRIGGNLAAQLVEQGHQVRGLVWPKDPRVEKFEGIDLELIEGSLTEYEDVEKITDGVDIIYHLGAAFQGGGPFKDNDYFEINLRGTFHMLKAAQQRNIKQFIFASTDALYAKYPPEGMDKPIREDAMPREPSGWYALSKSVGEEMCYGYWRAHQLPITILRFCLVVGAGEILDFRQFYLSKLKDLPELKALWHGEERLLLLKDMKGRSYKKHIADVRDITHGCICALNKTQAAGHAIQLGGPRPFTWAEAIPYLSQRLNIPYQEAILHGVPTHYEYDLTKAHDLIGFNPQYDIIRMIEDAIAYREGKTINVLPTE
- a CDS encoding phytanoyl-CoA dioxygenase family protein, producing the protein MSALTPEQIEFFFQNGYIAIGKLLEDEHIEILRREYDREFEAARKDNRFRNLAISNTDDLSEKNEAPTQMLQIMQMCERNLHYRELIYYDPILDIAESLIGPNIQLFHDQALFKPAHNGDAVFWHQDNGYWQCMPANLVSCWLTLDDADATNGAMHVIPGSHLRPFTHERSSQTDALFDIEDQVEISRAEIVELPAGGVMFHHCQTLHYTPPNHTDRQRRAFAIHFMIPGTKRQNTGEYMPVSFGRPMLRMHI
- the betC gene encoding choline-sulfatase, giving the protein MSHPNILMIISDQMTPFLTGAYGHPVVQTPALNALAENGIRFDAAYTPFPLCSPARACFMTGNNAAKIGAYDNGAELRSDIPTFAHHLTRAGYDTVLSGKMHFIGADQLHGFRRRLTTDIYPEDFRWVKPEWIHIKETKGENYQAIMEQRGRYNAANYDGHKLRIDTWHGPLSYDEETHFRSLEYLHAVGAQKNPKPFLLCASYHHPHEPFWPPQSYWDMYENADIEIPTLPDNLDDTYSMMDNWLNAYHGTRKHDLRDPDALYKLRRAYYGLVTYMDDKVGELLASLKENGLDDNTIVIFFSDHGDMLCEKEMVQKRTFYDWSSRVPFFIRFPDHYKAGSTIDQPVSLIDLLPTLCDIAGLEDHYPCDGTSLMPLIEGAETENREIIVEAHEAVGTPCVMIRKNNYKYNYIHGHEPQLFDLGADPGEWNNLSGQPDHAEIETYLRTRILDDYDFDAIAAANLDSLYRRQLIHEAMQANGTSWAYNPSFDPTKNAQAQYLP
- a CDS encoding pyridoxal-phosphate dependent enzyme gives rise to the protein MAVISRDELRARIGKVPRVSLGHLPTPLEFCERLTEAVGGPKIYIKRDDCTGLAFGGNKTRQLEFTIAQGLVRGADVLVGGAGSQSNHSRQLAAAAAKLGVDCALVLVKDHKSGSTQGNLLLDNLLGAYFELIDVETQELLDDAKQALIEKFERKGRKPFVVMQPANRPFGAMGYALCMAEMMDQFDAIGETPTTVVLCSGSCTQPGLIFGKTVLGLDMRIVGVRPILWSYDLKDAFLVILRKMAEILDLDVAFDESMIENVDRYVGEEGYGYCSPEGNDAIRLLARTEGILLEPIYTGKTLAGLIDMVNRGEIGKDETVVMVHTGGTPALFAYTEELLS